From the genome of Lutzomyia longipalpis isolate SR_M1_2022 chromosome 2, ASM2433408v1, one region includes:
- the LOC129790234 gene encoding elongator complex protein 3: MTVEEHRVMVIGEIIQALLKAHHEGVDVNLNHLKASITSKYGLDKTPRLVDIIAAIPDDAKQILLPKLRAKPIRTASGIAVVAVMCKPHRCPHINFTGNICVYCPGGPDSDFEYSTQSYTGFEPTSMRAIRARYDPFIQAYNRVEQLKQLGHSVDKVEYIVMGGTFMSLPEDYRDYFIRNLHDALSGHSSANVAEAVRFSERSKVKCIGITIETRPDYCLRRHLSDMLNYGCTRLEIGVQSVYEDIARDTNRGHTVKAVCESFHMSKDAGFKVVSHMMPNLPNMDLERDIEQFIEFFENPDFRADGLKIYPTLVIRGTGLYELWKTGRYKSYPPSTLVDLIAKILALVPPWTRIYRVQRDIPMPLVTSGVENGNLRELALARMKDLGTTCRDVRTREVGIQAIHNNIHPNEVELIRRDYVANGGWETFLAYEDPHQDILIGLLRLRKCSTETFRPELMGRCSIVRELHVYGSVVPVKARDPTKFQHQGFGVLLMEEAERIAREEHGSTKISVISGVGTRNYYRKLGYELDGPYMSKSL; encoded by the exons atGACTGTGGAGGAGCACCGAGTGATGGTGATCGGAGAGATCATCCAGGCACTCCTGAAGGCTCATCACGAAGGTGTTGACGTCAACCTCAATCATCTCAAGGCGAGCATTACATCAAAGTACGGCCTGGACAAGACTCCTCGTCTCGTGGACATTATAGCAGCAATCCCAGATGATGCAAAACAAATTCTCCTGCCCAAGTTACGTGCAAAACCCATTCGGACAGCCAGTGGG ATTGCTGTTGTGGCTGTCATGTGCAAACCCCACCGGTGTCCCCATATAAACTTCACTGGAAACATCTGCGTGTACTGCCCAGGAGGTCCAGATAGtgattttgaatattcaacgCAGAGCTACACGGGATTCGAGCCGACATCGATGCGAGCCATCCGGGCACGATACGATCCCTTCATCCAGGCCTACAATCGTGTAGAGCAACTCAAGCAGCTTGGACATTCAGTGGACAAAGTGGAGTACATTGTGATGGGGGGTACATTCATGAGTTTGCCCGAAGACTACCGTGACTATTTTATCCGGAATCTCCATGACGCCCTGTCCGGACATTCGAGTGCCAATGTGGCGGAAGCTGTGAGATTCTCCGAACGCTCCAAAGTCAAATGCATCGGCATCACGATTGAAACACGCCCAGATTACTGCCTGAGGCGGCATCTCAGTGATATGCTGAACTACGGATGCACCCGGCTCGAGATTGGCGTTCAGTCTGTCTATGAGGATATTGCACGAGATACCAATCGTGGGCACACAGTGAAGGCAGTCTGTGAGAGTTTCCACATGTCAAAGGATGCAGGCTTCAAGGTTGTCTCCCACATGATGCCTAATCTGCCCAATATGGATCTGGAGCGTGATATTGagcaatttattgaattcttCGAGAATCCCGACTTTCGCGCAGATGGCCTGAAGATCTACCCTACCCTCGTTATTCGTGGCACGGGACTGTATGAGCTGTGGAAGACGGGACGCTACAAATCCTACCCACCCTCAACCCTAGTAGATctcattgcaaaaattctcGCTTTAGTACCGCCCTGGACGAGGATTTATCGCGTTCAGCGGGACATCCCAATGCCCCTGGTGACGTCGGGTGTGGAGAATGGGAATCTACGTGAATTGGCATTGGCACGAATGAAGGATCTCGGTACGACATGTAGGGATGTTCGAACACGCGAGGTGGGCATTCAGGCGATTCACAACAACATCCATCCGAATGAAGTGGAACTCATTCGACGGGACTATGTGGCCAATGGTGGATGGGAGACGTTCTTGGCGTATGAAGATCCCCACCAGGATATTCTTATTGGACTTCTGCGCCTACGGAAGTGCTCAACGGAAACCTTCCGTCCAGAACTCATGGGGCGTTGCTCAATTGTACGTGAACTCCACGTGTACGGGAGCGTGGTGCCGGTGAAAGCGAGGGATCCAACAAAGTTCCAACATCAGGGCTTCGGAGTGCTCCTCATGGAGGAAGCAGAGAGAATTGCACGAGAGGAGCATGGGAGCACGAAAATCTCCGTTATATCGGGTGTTGGTACGAGAAACTACTACAGGAAGCTGGGATATGAACTAGATGGACCCTATATGAGCAAGTCGCTGTAG
- the LOC129790182 gene encoding menin has protein sequence MASVLGEEVVRFFPLRSSQDVVDLFRHQLERNSDGPDLTLLSIVTGIIENTLTRGRGAEVGTAQGVEELSNFPVIPIEAVEVLYKKFRTILATVEGKSAGRSARREFATRELIKKVSDVIWNSLIRSSYKDRAHLQSLYSYLAHNKLDCFGVAFAVVAGCQILGYSDVHLAISEDHAWVVFGRTQDETIEVTWHGKGFEDKRGQPVSAGVESQSWLYLCGHPVICTRHMEVVALVLAINPSLSITSACLEVTELQQQLLWLLYDMGHMEKYPMGLGSLGELEEMCQTDKRPASEELYEESVQSARTYYKNYHVYPYTYQGGYYYRKNLYKSAFAAWANAGDVIRLYIYSRDDEEIYKELLDIANEQIPLIMKTESSGHSAHSILRDPQCFANLLRFYDGICQWEEGSLTPILHIGWAKPLVNTISKFDYDIRSQVTINCASDEEDLLSSIAIVNRKEATKHHMFEESLEEKRRRDGMNNNLITPGKEDKGDGGKNCKENGSEDVAKLPPTLEALTAACGEKILNPDFLLQGGGQPFTETQQTPPNEAEKCVDEVKICPPPKVEEVKKDENLEKGKVDKEASEKAKLEAELKTPSCGDPVKNDGPKFEPKDDEDELRPKRPVIMLYSHKMKGLKDLLLAEKLNTHAISLQVTAQSQVGGKKGRGGVFSSSHGGSNLSHSVSIGSSSSFDSEISGGSSRPKRSRRE, from the exons ATGGCGTCTGTGTTGGGAGAGGAGGTGGTCCGATTCTTCCCGCTGCGCAGTAGTCAGGATGTTGTGGATTTGTTCAGGCACCAGCTGGAACGGAATTCCGACGGTCCGGACCTCACGCTTCTTTCAATTGTCACGGGCATCATTGAGAATACCCTGACGCGTGGTCGTGGTGCGGAGGTGGGAACGGCACAGGGTGTCGAGGAGCTGAGTAACTTCCCGGTGATTCCCATTGAAGCCGTTGAGGTGTTATATAAGAAGTTCAGGACCATTCTTGCAACTGTGGAGGGAAAATCAGCCGGTAGGAGTGCACGCCGGGAGTTTGCGACGCGCGAACTGATAAAGAAGGTGTCAGATGTGATTTGGAATTCACTGATAAGGAGTTCGTACAAAGATCGTGCCCACCTGCAGAGTCTCTACAGCTACCTTGCTCACAATAAATTGGATTGCTTTGGGGTGGCATTTGCAGTGGTGGCAGGATGTCAGATACTTGGCTATTCCGATGTGCACCTTGCCATTTCCGAAGATCACGCCTGGGTGGTGTTTGGACGTACGCAAGATGAGACGATCGAGGTGACATGGCACGGGAAGGGCTTTGAGGATAAGCGTGGACAACCTGTTTCAGCTGGTGTGGAGTCCCAATCATGGCTCTACCTGTGCGGCCATCCAGTAATCTGTACACGCCATATGGAAGTTGTTGCACTCGTATTGGCCATAAATCCCTCCCTGAGCATCACAAGCGCCTGCTTGGAGGTGACGGAACTGCAACAGCAGCTACTGTGGCTCCTCTATGACATGGGACACATGGAGAAGTATCCGATGGGATTGGGGAGTCTCGGTGAGTTGGAGGAAATGTGCCAGACGGACAAGAGGCCAGCAAGTGAGGAACTTTACGAGGAATCCGTGCAATCTGCACGTACGTACTACAAGAACTACCATGTGTATCCCTATACATATCAGGGAGGCTACTACTATCGCAAGAATTTGTACAAGAGCGCCTTTGCTGCGTGGGCTAATGCTGGAGATGTCATCAGACT atACATTTATTCGCGGGACGATGAGGAAATCTACAAGGAGTTGCTGGACATTGCCAATGAGCAAATTCCTCTGATAATGAAGACAGAAAGTTCAGGGCATTCAGCACACAGTATTCTACGGGATCCTCAGTGTTTCGCCAATCTTTTGAG ATTCTACGATGGTATTTGCCAGTGGGAAGAGGGTAGTTTAACACCGATCCTTCATATTGGCTGGGCAAAGCCTCTTGTGAATACCATTTCCAAATTTGACTACGACATTCGATCCCAGGTGACCATCAATTGTGCCAGTGACGAGGAGGATTTGCTATCGTCAATTGCCATAGTGAACCGCAAAGAGGCTACAAAGCATCACATGTTTGAGGAGAGTTTGGAGGAGAAGAGACGACGCGATGGCATGAATAACAATCTCATTACGCCGGGGAAGGAAGACAAGGGGGATGGGGGGAAGAATTGCAAAGAGAATGGGAGTGAGGATGTGGCAAAACTTCCGCCAACACTTGAGGCTCTCACGGCGGCGTGTggggagaaaattctcaatccGGATTTTCTCCTTCAAGGTGGGGGTCAACCGTTTACGGAGACCCAACAAACACCCCCAAATGAGGCTGAAAAGTGTGTGGATGAGGTGAAAATATGCCCACCGCCAAAAGTGGAGGAAGTGAAGAAGGATGAGAACCTCGAGAAGGGCAAAGTTGACAAGGAAGCTAgtgaaaaagcaaaattggAGGCTGAGCTGAAGACACCCTCGTGTGGTGACCCCGTGAAGAATGATGGACCAAAATTTGAGCCGAAAGACGATGAGGATGAGTTACGGCCCAAGAGACCCGTGATAATGCTCTATAGTCACAAAATGAAGGGACTAAAGGATCTCCTACTTGCGGAGAAGCTCAACACACATGCAATCTCCCTTCAGGTCACTGCACAGAGTCAAGTGGGTGGGAAGAAGGGACGAGGTGGTGTCTTCTCATCCAGTCACGGTGGAAGCAATCTCAGTCATTCGGTCTCCATTGGCAGTTCCTCGAGCTTTGATTCCGAAATCAGCGGTGGAAGTTCGCGTCCCAAGAGATCAAGGCGTgagtag
- the LOC129790365 gene encoding SPRY domain-containing SOCS box protein 3 has protein sequence MENKEEIRRDAEIPLKHGCQDLWTWNRRDRSPEVWLSGPGNRVVHFHPNWSKGTAGIRGTRILNNGRYYWELKLSQRVFGTSMMFGIGTKHARLHVNSFINLLGEDKNGWGLSHKGLLWHNGVALHYTKKFKENQGTTVGLLFDGIAGTLSYYKDGLCLGVAFRGLNEVQEPLYPIVCSTAAKTEMFLSECRRDFVNLQDRCRAAIVKRVKKRDDIPQLNLPPRIAKYLEETLCDSTAPLMPVDNFDMYMI, from the exons ATGGAGAACAAAGAAGAAATCAGGAGAGACGCAGAAATTCCACTCAAGCACGGCTGTCAGGATTTATGGACATGGAATAGGCGCGATAGATCACCGGAAGTATGGCTCAGTGGTCCTGGGAATCGTGTTGTGCATTTTCATCCAAACTGGAGTAAAGGAACCGCTGGTATTAGGGGTACACGAATCCTCAACAATGGACGATACTATTGGGAACTTAAACTATCCCAGAGGGTTTTTGGGACAAG CATGATGTTTGGCATTGGGACAAAACATGCTCGTCTCCATGTGAACAGCTTCATTAATCTTCTCGGCGAGGACAAGAATGGATGGGGACTATCCCACAAGGGACTTCTCTGGCACAATGGGGTCGCTTTGCACTATACGAAGAAGTTTAAGGAGAATCAGGGTACGACTGTGGGCTTACTATTTGACGGCATTGCTGGCACATTGTCATACTACAAGGATGGTCTTTGTCTCGGTGTAGCCTTCCGTGGTCTCAATGAG GTTCAGGAACCCCTCTATCCCATCGTGTGCTCTACAGCAGCCAAGACGGAGATGTTCCTGTCGGAATGTCGACGTGACTTTGTGAATCTACAGGATCGCTGCCGTGCTGCCATTGTGAAACGCGTAAAAAAGCGCGATGATATTCCGCAACTCAATCTACCACCGCGAATAGCCAAATATCTCGAAGAGACTCTCTGCGATTCCACTGCACCCCTCATGCCCGTCGATAATTTTGATATGTACATGATTTAA
- the LOC129790324 gene encoding eukaryotic translation initiation factor 3 subunit H: protein MAAATRNVRSHENIANTIEYVQCDGLAVMKMVKHCHEESMSNMEVAQGALLGLVVDQVLEITNCFPFSSNEDNMDEDDYQVTMMRRLRRVNVDYFHVGWYQSADVGNFLSLPMLESQYHYQTSIEESVVVIYDTQKSARGFLTLKAYRLTPQAIAMYKEENFTPEALRALKISYENLFTEVPIIIRNSPLTNIMMMELTELVPEEDGTHFLDLGTASVLENHLRCLMDRVDELNQEATKFNKHLQQVNRQEQERHRVLTKHAQENAARIAKGEAPLPEEDVNKMFRPITVPPRLNPMIVSGQINTYAQHISQFCSQSLAKLYMTQALQGAKESKQN, encoded by the exons ATGGCGGCCGCAACGAGAAATGTGCGTTCCCACGAAAATATCGCTAATACCATTGAATATGTGCAGTGCGATGGATTG GCCGTAATGAAAATGGTTAAGCACTGCCATGAAGAGTCAATGAGCAATATGGAAGTAGCTCAGGGTGCTCTTCTTGGTCTTGTGGTGGATCAAGTTTTGGAAATCACCAACTGCTTCCCCTTCTCCAGCAATGAGGACAACATGGACGAGGATGATTATCAAGTAACAATGATGCGTCGTCTACGTCGTGTTAATGTTGACTACTTCCACGTTGGTTGGTACCAGAGTGCCGACGTGGGCAATTTTCTGTCGCTACCAATGCTGGAGTCGCAGTACCACTACCAAACGAGTATTGAGGAATCCGTCGTGGTGATCTACGACACGCAAAAGTCCGCAAGGGGCTTCCTCACGCTGAAGGCGTACCGGTTGACCCCGCAGGCAATTGCAATGTACAAGGAGGAGAATTTCACGCCTGAAGCTCTGCGAGCACTCAAGATTAGCTATGAGAACCTCTTCACAGAGGTACCCATTATCATTCGTAATTCCCCATTGACGAATATTATGATGATGGAACTCACGGAATTGGTTCCGGAGGAGGATGGGACGCATTTCTTGGATCTCGGCACGGCGTCTGTGCTTGAGAATCATCTACGGTGCCTCATGGATCGTGTTGATGAGCTCAATCAGGAGGCAACCAAGTTCAATAAGCATTTGCAGCAGGTGAATCGGCAGGAGCAGGAGCGGCATCGTGTGCTCACAAAGCACGCGCAGGAGAATGCCGCACGTATTGCCAAGGGTGAGGCACCACTTCCTGAGGAGGATGTCAACAAGATGTTTAGACCCATCACCGTACCACCACGACTAAACCCGATGATTGTCTCCGGCCAGATCAACACCTATGCGCAGCATATTTCGCAATTCTGCTCCCAATCGCTGGCTAAGCTCTACATGACCCAGGCGCTACAGGGTGCAAAGGAGAGTAAGCAAAATTAG
- the LOC129790315 gene encoding replication factor C subunit 3, whose translation MALWVDKHRPRDLSKLDYHTTQAEQLRNLLKQGDFPHLMFYGPSGAGKKTRIMCLLRELYGVGVERLRHETMVFTTPSNRKVEIMTVGSNYHLEVNPSDAGIYDRVVIVDLIKQVAQTHQIDPSGQREFKVIVLSEVDHITKDAQHALRRTMEKYSNTCRIIMSVNSTSRVIPAIRSRCLGIRVAAPTHEEIVNVLVGTCKKESLQPSRELCQRIAEQSNRNLRRAILMLEACKTQQYPFTANQKITELDWQVYLRETANEIILEQTPSRLHSVRERLYELLAQGIPPNIIFRGLVENLVLKCDMTLKAETIKYAANYEHRMQIGSKHIFHLEAFVARFMAIYKKHLEGIIMDEF comes from the coding sequence atGGCTCTTTGGGTGGATAAACATCGCCCGCGAGATCTCTCCAAGCTCGATTACCACACAACGCAAGCTGAACAATTGAGGAATCTCCTGAAGCAAGGAGATTTCCCGCATTTGATGTTCTACGGCCCATCCGGAGCAGGTAAAAAAACTCGTATTATGTGCCTCCTCCGGGAACTCTATGGGGTCGGCGTGGAGCGTCTCCGGCACGAAACCATGGTCTTCACTACACCATCAAACAGGAAAGTGGAAATTATGACAGTGGGCAGCAACTATCATCTGGAAGTGAATCCATCGGATGCAGGAATTTATGATCGGGTTGTGATTGTGGATCTCATAAAACAAGTCGCACAGACACATCAAATTGATCCCAGTGGACAGCGAGAATTCAAGGTGATTGTCCTCTCGGAAGTGGATCACATCACCAAGGATGCTCAGCATGCACTCAGGCGGACAATGGAGAAGTACAGTAACACCTGCAGGATCATCATGAGTGTCAATTCCACATCGAGAGTCATTCCGGCCATCCGGAGTCGATGCTTGGGTATCCGAGTAGCTGCTCCCACGCATGAGGAAATAGTCAATGTTCTCGTTGGAACGTGCAAGAAGGAAAGTCTGCAGCCATCGCGAGAACTGTGCCAGAGGATCGCTGAGCAGTCCAATAGAAATCTCAGGCGGGCCATTCTCATGCTTGAAGCCTGCAAAACGCAACAGTACCCCTTCACGGCAAATCAAAAGATCACCGAACTCGATTGGCAGGTTTATTTGCGCGAAACAGCCAATGAGATCATCCTGGAGCAGACACCGAGTCGCCTTCATTCCGTCCGGGAGCGCCTCTACGAACTCCTGGCACAGGGCATTCCACCAAATATCATTTTCCGAGGACTCGTGGAGAATCTCGTGCTGAAATGCGATATGACTCTCAAGGCGGAAACCATCAAATATGCGGCTAATTATGAGCATCGCATGCAAATTGGCAGCAAGCACATCTTTCATCTGGAAGCTTTTGTGGCGCGCTTCATGGCTATCTACAAGAAGCACCTCGAGGGAATTATTATGGATgaattttaa